In Sphingomonas panacisoli, one genomic interval encodes:
- a CDS encoding tetratricopeptide repeat protein yields the protein MLQQFKALSEIVPDNIDLTIDEANLDYKLGRKDDANGRVWALLAKHGGDHDAMDRLKDLWAEYDSSPLDANQISTLASDGAPVARLMVARFYLAANDSKTARALVGSLPGGEADGLRAKITYKESGGSDASAAEAVLATDKNNCDALAVRASDAIRRGQPSTAVVAAQEIASQCPDRDGFDLLAQAYRSKGDNAGVRRAFLDGTRARPLDTAPVAHYVTWLVSTGDADGAADVARRLTQRAPAKVSGWLLLAAACGRTTQPLCVEDAKAGEATARKTFSIDLPPGERRPSPLLGSSWR from the coding sequence ATGCTGCAGCAATTCAAAGCGCTTAGCGAGATCGTACCGGACAATATCGACCTGACGATCGACGAGGCCAACCTCGACTACAAGCTCGGCCGGAAAGACGACGCGAACGGGCGAGTATGGGCATTGCTGGCCAAGCATGGCGGAGATCACGACGCGATGGATCGCCTGAAGGATTTGTGGGCGGAATATGATTCGTCGCCGCTCGATGCCAATCAGATTTCCACCCTCGCCAGCGATGGCGCGCCGGTCGCACGGCTGATGGTGGCGCGGTTCTATCTCGCTGCGAACGATTCCAAGACGGCCCGCGCGTTGGTCGGATCGTTGCCCGGCGGCGAGGCAGACGGGCTGCGCGCCAAGATCACGTACAAGGAAAGCGGCGGATCCGATGCCTCGGCGGCCGAGGCCGTGCTGGCGACCGACAAGAACAATTGCGACGCGCTGGCGGTTCGCGCGTCCGACGCGATCCGCCGCGGCCAGCCATCGACGGCGGTCGTCGCCGCGCAGGAAATCGCCAGCCAATGCCCGGATCGCGACGGGTTCGATCTGCTCGCGCAGGCCTACCGCAGCAAGGGCGACAATGCCGGGGTTCGCCGCGCCTTCCTCGACGGCACGCGCGCCCGGCCGCTCGATACCGCGCCCGTCGCGCATTACGTGACGTGGCTGGTCAGCACCGGCGACGCCGACGGCGCGGCCGACGTCGCCCGCCGGCTGACCCAGCGCGCACCCGCCAAGGTGAGCGGCTGGCTGCTGCTGGCGGCCGCCTGCGGGCGCACGACGCAGCCGCTATGCGTCGAGGATGCGAAGGCCGGCGAAGCGACCGCGCGCAAGACGTTCTCGATCGATCTGCCCCCGGGCGAGCGCCGGCCCAGTCCGTTGTTGGGCAGCAGCTGGCGGTGA
- a CDS encoding WecB/TagA/CpsF family glycosyltransferase, whose translation MNAGGAPPPDSVEFLDLHFARMELDQAARWVLAALAAPRFKYVVTPNVDHVVRLHNNAGAPWHAAFVAAERDADLCINDSRILAKLAGLSGLSLPVVPGSDLTRILIEAGVSSGTKVALIGGRDTDAAWLQSQLTTAEVLHFEPPFGVLHDPDAQQSIVDFVEAEQPNLTLFAIGAPQSEIVAHQIRERGKARGVALCIGASIEFLTGAKRRAPRVMQRMGLEWAFRLLSEPRRLWRRYLIEGPPIFAIWWRWRGARRGVTSPPP comes from the coding sequence GTGAATGCGGGCGGCGCGCCACCGCCCGACAGCGTGGAATTCCTGGACCTGCATTTCGCGCGGATGGAACTCGATCAGGCAGCGCGATGGGTGCTCGCTGCGTTGGCCGCGCCGCGCTTCAAATACGTCGTTACGCCGAACGTCGACCACGTCGTCCGTCTGCACAACAATGCCGGCGCGCCCTGGCACGCAGCGTTCGTCGCGGCCGAGCGCGATGCCGATCTCTGCATCAACGATAGCCGCATCCTGGCGAAGCTCGCTGGCCTGTCGGGCCTCTCGCTGCCGGTGGTGCCAGGCAGCGACCTGACGCGCATCCTGATCGAAGCTGGTGTTTCATCGGGTACGAAGGTCGCGCTGATCGGCGGTCGCGACACCGACGCAGCGTGGCTGCAATCCCAACTCACCACCGCCGAGGTGCTGCATTTCGAACCGCCGTTCGGCGTATTGCACGATCCCGACGCTCAGCAGTCGATCGTCGATTTCGTCGAAGCCGAGCAACCCAACCTGACGCTCTTCGCGATCGGCGCACCGCAAAGCGAGATCGTCGCGCACCAGATTCGGGAACGCGGCAAGGCGCGCGGTGTCGCATTGTGCATCGGCGCGTCGATCGAGTTCCTGACCGGCGCCAAGCGCCGCGCGCCGCGCGTTATGCAGCGGATGGGGCTCGAATGGGCGTTCCGCCTGCTCAGCGAGCCGCGCCGCTTGTGGCGCCGCTACTTGATAGAAGGTCCGCCGATCTTCGCGATTTGGTGGCGGTGGCGCGGCGCGCGACGGGGGGTCACGTCCCCGCCGCCTTGA
- a CDS encoding tetratricopeptide repeat protein, which yields MALSATVLISGCGDRTKRAYAEAAQAQALLDAGDLQGAQIAIARAISLRGDQIEFQLLNGRINYQRKDYQGAFEAYSLALSIDPMNPEALQAVSQIGASMGREAESTAATNRILSNDPNNLPALLVKGVQLLGRKDIDGAQAVGEQMLKVDPKNEAGMVLKARAMFLNNQQPEALALLRDGLKQIGPTQMIVSALLECARDQGDS from the coding sequence GTGGCATTATCTGCGACGGTATTAATAAGTGGCTGTGGCGACAGGACCAAACGCGCCTATGCGGAGGCCGCGCAAGCGCAGGCGTTGCTTGACGCGGGTGACCTGCAAGGCGCGCAAATCGCGATCGCGCGGGCCATTTCGCTACGCGGCGACCAGATCGAATTCCAGTTGCTCAACGGGCGGATCAACTATCAGCGCAAGGATTATCAGGGCGCGTTTGAGGCCTATAGCCTGGCGCTGTCGATCGACCCGATGAACCCCGAAGCGTTGCAAGCGGTATCGCAGATCGGCGCGTCGATGGGCCGGGAGGCGGAATCGACCGCGGCCACCAATCGCATCCTGTCGAACGATCCGAACAATCTTCCGGCCTTGCTGGTCAAGGGTGTCCAGTTGCTCGGCCGCAAGGATATCGACGGGGCGCAGGCAGTCGGCGAACAGATGCTGAAGGTCGATCCTAAGAACGAAGCCGGCATGGTGCTGAAGGCCCGCGCGATGTTCCTCAACAACCAGCAACCGGAAGCGCTGGCCTTGCTGCGCGACGGGCTGAAGCAGATCGGCCCAACCCAGATGATCGTGTCGGCGCTGCTCGAATGCGCCCGCGATCAGGGCGATTCCTGA